The DNA segment GATGCAGGAATTCGTCGTTGGAGTGGATATTTCAGAAATCCGAACCCGCACAACCGTAAACATTTGAGGGCGGGAATCGAAGAATCGATCACTAATTCCTGACAGCGGCTGGTAGATTTCCGCAAAAAAGACGCCTATTCGGCAACACGACCATCAGCGGCCGCACTGTGAGTGGTCTCTGACCGGCACCCCTCACTCTCATTCAGCGGCCGATAAAGTCGGGTGAGCCGCAATACGCCGGGACCCGAAACGCCAAATAGACGCGACAGAGTCGCACAGAACATTCTCAAATCCATTCCCAAACTGGCATTCTGAATGTACTCGATGTCTAACTTGAGCTTTCGCCTCACGCTCGCCAAATCAGTGTCTGGCGGAAGGTTGATTTGCGCGAGCCCAGTGATACCAGGCAAAACCTTCAACCGTTCCATATACAAAGGAATTTCTTTGGACAATATAGCGGTGAACTCTGGACGCTCCGGCCGTGGGCCAAAGAGGTCCATTTCACCCCGCACTATGTTGAACAACTGAGGAATCTCATCAAGATGGTGATCTCGCAGAAAGCGACCGACGGGTGTGACACGAGGATCGTCTTCTTGGCACCAAACAGGGCCCGTACTCAACTCTGCATCAAGTCGCATCGAACGCAACTTGTACATCGTGAAGGAGCGACCGTCCTTACCAGATCGAACCTGACGGTAGATCGCGGGTCCCTTCGACGTCAAACGCACAAGCATGACCAGCACACAAGTCAGCGGCAACGCTGGTACAAGCAGTAGCAGTGCGATAAAGCGAATGAGCACCGTCTTCCGTCGGAAGTACGGAGCAGCCTCGATCCGTAGCGGCCCAAGCTCTGGCACGGATTCGTAGCTATTGTTGGACAATTTTTCTAACATGGGAGGCACTGAATTTCTCCGCGACTAGTTTCATCGTGTAACGATCCGCATCACTGGGGGTGGCCAAGCGTTCTTAAGGAAGTCGACAAGAAAAACTTTCCCTGCCTCACCCCGCGATAATTCTTCATTTCCGGCAGTCGCAACCGCAATTTGTATTTTGTAAAGCGTGGACGTGCCAGCAAACTCAATCCTGGGATTGCCTGACGCCAACCAACCGGACGCTCCGTCACTCCAGGCGTAGAACGAGTCCATTTTTGCACGCTGCAAATCATTCGTACGGAACCTAGTTCGCCAAAAACTATGCGGCGAAATGTCAACGACTTCTCTCTGACCTTGCTGCTCGTAGTCTTGACTAGAGTAGCATATCTCTGGCACGTGTACTGAAATTGGTCCATGAGGTCCTGCAACGATCACTAAAGTCACCACGCCACCATTTAGGTTGTTCACATAAGTACGTTGTACCCATCCTGTGGCTTCAAGAATGTCTACTGTTTCTTCGGTAACTTCGGGCTCGGACACCATCCGCCAAGGACCGATTTCCTTCGGAATCATTGACAAATCCAAAACGACCGCTTCACGCTCCCCATCCCAACGGTGTGTGAACGCACCTTGCATTAAACCCGATGTGATTGTCAGGCCGCCAATAACGACCGTCGCAAGCAGCCACCGCAGTTTTTTTCGCATACCTACTCCATCCTGAAGACAAGGACTAACGCTAGTCAGTCAGCATATTCAACAACCAATACAATCGCAAGGAATTTGCGATCATTGGTGGTTACCCGACAGCAAATTCAGCTCGCCGAGTGTAACGCGGTCTGAACGTGACATAATCGTTGACTCCAACCCCAAAAGCTTAGCACGCTCAAAAGTCTGGAGTGCCGCTCGATTGTCTCCAGCTTTCATCTGAGCTGCGGCGAGCCGAAACAAAACTCTTGGATCTGGATTCGGAGCGTGTACCAAATGGCCTAAAAGCGTGACCGCCTCGTCAGCTTTACCAAGGCCGACAAGCACAATGCTTTTCGTATCGAGTAAGAAAGGCTTCTCACCCCGCGCCTCGATCGCCTTGTTAATCAACGTTAAGGCCTCTTCCTTTCGATCACTTGTCTGAGCCAACAAAGTAGCAAGGTTGTTTTGAATAATCGATTCGTCCGGATACTGTTTCAGCAATCCCTCCAATAGGCTGATCGCTTCCTGCTCTTGGTCTTGCAACATCAAAGCAGCTGAGACAATCAACTGCATGGGCAAGCGCTGATCAGCTCTAGCTCGATTCCAAATTTCATTGGTACGAAGCCAGGCCGACTCGTCAGGTAAACCGATGGACAGAACAGACAACAAATTCGTCAGCAACGGAATTGTTAGTGGCTGCTGGGATATTTGATTTCCCTCCAAGATCAAATCCAAAGCTTCATCATGGCGACCTAAATGACTAAGAGCGACCGATAAGCCAGTCATCATTTTTGGATCTGCCTCATAGGCTTGTCGTAGCCATGATTCGGCGAGAGAAAATTGATTCGACGACAATAGTATTTGGCCAATCCCTTGAGAAATTGTTAACTTTTCGTCCGGAAAAATCCTCAACATCTGTTGGAAATAATCTTTGACCTCCGCTTCGATCTCAGATTCGCGACCACTCAACAGAAACAACCTCAATCGCATACGCAGCAAGAGAAGCATTTCGTCAAGTTCAGTATTGGCCATCGAGGCTTCCAAACGGATCAGCTGGTTGAATGCGTCGTCGAATCGTTGTTGGCGACCGTAAAACTGAATAAGAGGTAACTGGGAAGATTTTGCTGTTTGGTTAGGCGCCTCGGCACGCGCCAGCCAATGTTTCTCGGCCTCACCAATCTTGCCCTCCGACTCCATGCTCAACGCAATCAACATCTGATCCATCGGAGTCAAGCTGCCAGCCTCCTCGATTTCCGACAGAAGAATACGCGCTTGACTCAACGCCTGCCGTCCACCACGTCGAAACAACAAGTGAGCTTTCAATCGAACATCTTCGATAGTGCCCGTTTCCCCTGTATTTTCTAACGCAAGCAGCTGTTGTAACTCTTGCCAAGAATCTGCCGTGCCGTTTCGAGAAAGAGCGATCGCCAGCGACCGCCTTGCAATCGGTAACCCAGGATTCTCTTTTACGATACGCCGCAACAGCGATTCTGCCTCCGAGGGGTTCGTCTGACCTAAAATGCGTGCAAAAGACAACTGCAACGGTACATCTTCCGGAGTCTGCTCGGTGGCCGAGCGCAGGATTTCTTCAGCTTTCTGTGATTCCCCGAGTGAAGCCCATCCCCCCCCAATCAGCAATGCTCGCTCCGCGATGGGCATTTTCAGTTCTTTGCTTTCGAGCGTCTCTAGCAATTGTTTTGCCCGATCGGGGTCACTCACTAAATAGAATCGGAACAAGGTGATCCAAGCGGTTAAGTCTTCGCCTTTCGACAGTTTTACCGCCTCTCTTAATTCCTTTTCCGCCCCTTCCTCATCGTCACTCAACAAAAGCAATTGAGACTTCCAAATTCGAGCAATCGGATTTGACGGATCCCCCTGGATGGCAGCATCTGCTTGCAGTAAGGCGGCCGGCAAATTGTTTGTTTGCTCCGCCACAGCAGCCGTCATAGCCGTAAAGAAGTTAGAGTTAGGGACAGTATCCTGAATCTGTGTCAGATAGGCTTCGGCTTTGTCAAACTGCTTAGATTGGTACAAATTACGAAGCAACCGTTGATAAATCAACAATCGGCGATCGTTTAATCGGATCGCCTCTTCGTAGGCATCGGCCGCACGTTCGTACCGCAGAAATCTTTCTTCAATGGCACCCAAGAGGACATGGCCACGGGACCAAGAAGGGGACCGTTCCACAATTTCACGTTGCAGGTCCGTAGCTTTTCGAAGCGACGCTGTAGACCCGGACCTCAAGAAGAAATTCGCTTGGATAAATCGCCAAAAAACACCTTCATCTCCTTCCGCCTCGCGAAGCCTGGCAATTGCTTTCTCAGTCGCAGCTTCGTCACCCTGAGTCAGGGTGAGTTCCGCAAGCATCCCGAGGGCTGTGATATCGTTCGGATCTTTTTCAAGGATCTGCTGATAAACTCCCTTCGCTTTCTCAATCGCAGATGATTCTCTAAAAATATTAGCGATCAAAGATCGAATGTTATTTTCTTGTTCTGCTGGAGCGCCTTCGATTGCCTTTTCAAGAAAAACGAGGGCCTCCTCATTCTGATCACGGGCAGTCAAAATCTCGGCTTTTAGTTGAAAGTAACGCCACTCGTCGGGTGTAATTTCCCGAAATTGCTCCAGCGCGAGATCGCACTCTTCCAACTTGTTAAATCGTTGATAAATCCTGGCAATACGCCTCCAAAGCGGCGCAGCCTGCTCATTCTTCGCACCTAACTCGGCAACCTGTTCAAAAATGACGGATTGTCTATCAGCTCCGGATTCAATGAGCGATCTCAGGAGAGACACTATTTCTAGTCTCCAGTCATTAATTCCCACATCGGCTGCTTTCTGCAGCGTTTGCTCAAATTCGGACCAGTCCCTCAAATTACGAGCTCGTTGGGCTTGTCTTTCGTATTGGAGTTCTGCAATGTCGATCAATGCCAACTCTTCGCTTGCAATTTCCTTTGCGACATTCGACATCATGGCGACGGCCTTGCCGCTGTCACCAACTTGCCGCCAAGCCTGAGCGGCCCGCCGAGCAATGCCTAGATTGCCTGGCATTAGCGATGCAGCCTGCTCATACGCAGCAGCAGCTTTCCCCCACTGGTCCAAGGCTGAATAGGCGCTTCCCAACGTTGCAACCAAGCGAAACCGTTGAAAATTTTCAGTTGCGTCGGTGGGAACCGCCGGCATGGAATCCAATGTACTGCTGGCAAGCTTCATCGCCTCCTTCGGTTCATTTTCCGCAATGTGAAGGAGGGCGCGCAACAGGTCAACTTGATTTTCAAACATCACAAGAGACCGTCGATTTCTTGGTCCGGAAGATTTCTTCAGCAACACATCAACAATGGCGTTCAAACCCTCTATCTGCTTCCGCACATTCTCGAAATCTTCGAGTTCAAGATAGCTGTCTGCCAAACGCATTCGTATTCGAGCACCATCATCAATCTCGGAAAGCTTCTCAATACCCTCAGTCCACACTTCAACCGCTTGTTCCGGCTGATCCATCATGAGGTGTCCATCGCCCAAGCGACGAATCGCATTCTCGCTAGTCGGGTCAACTTCAAGGACTCGACCAAACAGAACCATGGCTCCTGATAGCCAAGGCTCTTGGGTGGATCCGACCGCAGCACGGCCGATGGCAGCCTCAGCAACTGCCAGCATCTCGCTTACACTTTGATCCTCATCATCCGCTTCGGCCTTCGCAAATTTGATGGCTTTCTCGAGATCAGGATCAGCCTCACTGCCTTGCTGCCTGAGCCAATCGTAACGAGATAACCTCGCCGCCGAACTTTTCTCATTGGCTGGTGAGTCAACCATCCGATCCATGACACTGGAAGCCAAACGGTTGCTTTCCTCTTTGGTTGCACCGGGCAGATCGAACTTTCTCAGTGCTTGGCAGGTTATCACTGCCAGACGGATCCTCTCCGGCTGTAAATTCACAACATCGAGGAGCTTCTGTGCTGCGTCTGGTCCGACAGAGGGATCGTTGATCGCCTGCTGATAGCGTGCCAAGGCATAAAATCGCTTCACGTCAGCAAGATCGTCAGGCAGTGATCGTAACGTCTGTAAGGCCAACTCCGTATCACCAGTATCGAGATACAACTCGGCCAGACGCTTTCTTAGCGAGATCAACCGCTCTGCTTGCGACTGGGAATCTGCACTCTCGTCGGCTTCCACAATCCCGATCGCCCGAAGATGCAATTCAACACAACGTTTTTTTTTGGCAGGTTTTGTTGCAGATTTGTCAAACGCTCCCGCCAATTCGAACCAAGCATCCGCATCACTGGGATGAAAACTGAGGTATCGAAAAAAAGCCTGCGATGCAGCATACCATTCTTCGTTCTCGATATATTTGCTAGCTTCCTGTCGATAAGACTCAGCGGCCCGAACGCGTTGCTGCTGATACAACCAGTAGCCAACTCCCCCAACGAAAAGTACAAAAGTGAAAAGTAGGGTCAACAGTTTCCAATTGACACCCATTC comes from the Pirellulaceae bacterium genome and includes:
- a CDS encoding sugar transferase, yielding MLEKLSNNSYESVPELGPLRIEAAPYFRRKTVLIRFIALLLLVPALPLTCVLVMLVRLTSKGPAIYRQVRSGKDGRSFTMYKLRSMRLDAELSTGPVWCQEDDPRVTPVGRFLRDHHLDEIPQLFNIVRGEMDLFGPRPERPEFTAILSKEIPLYMERLKVLPGITGLAQINLPPDTDLASVRRKLKLDIEYIQNASLGMDLRMFCATLSRLFGVSGPGVLRLTRLYRPLNESEGCRSETTHSAAADGRVAE
- a CDS encoding exosortase-associated EpsI family protein, producing MRKKLRWLLATVVIGGLTITSGLMQGAFTHRWDGEREAVVLDLSMIPKEIGPWRMVSEPEVTEETVDILEATGWVQRTYVNNLNGGVVTLVIVAGPHGPISVHVPEICYSSQDYEQQGQREVVDISPHSFWRTRFRTNDLQRAKMDSFYAWSDGASGWLASGNPRIEFAGTSTLYKIQIAVATAGNEELSRGEAGKVFLVDFLKNAWPPPVMRIVTR
- a CDS encoding tetratricopeptide repeat protein, with amino-acid sequence MMKKRMGVNWKLLTLLFTFVLFVGGVGYWLYQQQRVRAAESYRQEASKYIENEEWYAASQAFFRYLSFHPSDADAWFELAGAFDKSATKPAKKKRCVELHLRAIGIVEADESADSQSQAERLISLRKRLAELYLDTGDTELALQTLRSLPDDLADVKRFYALARYQQAINDPSVGPDAAQKLLDVVNLQPERIRLAVITCQALRKFDLPGATKEESNRLASSVMDRMVDSPANEKSSAARLSRYDWLRQQGSEADPDLEKAIKFAKAEADDEDQSVSEMLAVAEAAIGRAAVGSTQEPWLSGAMVLFGRVLEVDPTSENAIRRLGDGHLMMDQPEQAVEVWTEGIEKLSEIDDGARIRMRLADSYLELEDFENVRKQIEGLNAIVDVLLKKSSGPRNRRSLVMFENQVDLLRALLHIAENEPKEAMKLASSTLDSMPAVPTDATENFQRFRLVATLGSAYSALDQWGKAAAAYEQAASLMPGNLGIARRAAQAWRQVGDSGKAVAMMSNVAKEIASEELALIDIAELQYERQAQRARNLRDWSEFEQTLQKAADVGINDWRLEIVSLLRSLIESGADRQSVIFEQVAELGAKNEQAAPLWRRIARIYQRFNKLEECDLALEQFREITPDEWRYFQLKAEILTARDQNEEALVFLEKAIEGAPAEQENNIRSLIANIFRESSAIEKAKGVYQQILEKDPNDITALGMLAELTLTQGDEAATEKAIARLREAEGDEGVFWRFIQANFFLRSGSTASLRKATDLQREIVERSPSWSRGHVLLGAIEERFLRYERAADAYEEAIRLNDRRLLIYQRLLRNLYQSKQFDKAEAYLTQIQDTVPNSNFFTAMTAAVAEQTNNLPAALLQADAAIQGDPSNPIARIWKSQLLLLSDDEEGAEKELREAVKLSKGEDLTAWITLFRFYLVSDPDRAKQLLETLESKELKMPIAERALLIGGGWASLGESQKAEEILRSATEQTPEDVPLQLSFARILGQTNPSEAESLLRRIVKENPGLPIARRSLAIALSRNGTADSWQELQQLLALENTGETGTIEDVRLKAHLLFRRGGRQALSQARILLSEIEEAGSLTPMDQMLIALSMESEGKIGEAEKHWLARAEAPNQTAKSSQLPLIQFYGRQQRFDDAFNQLIRLEASMANTELDEMLLLLRMRLRLFLLSGRESEIEAEVKDYFQQMLRIFPDEKLTISQGIGQILLSSNQFSLAESWLRQAYEADPKMMTGLSVALSHLGRHDEALDLILEGNQISQQPLTIPLLTNLLSVLSIGLPDESAWLRTNEIWNRARADQRLPMQLIVSAALMLQDQEQEAISLLEGLLKQYPDESIIQNNLATLLAQTSDRKEEALTLINKAIEARGEKPFLLDTKSIVLVGLGKADEAVTLLGHLVHAPNPDPRVLFRLAAAQMKAGDNRAALQTFERAKLLGLESTIMSRSDRVTLGELNLLSGNHQ